In the Halalkalibaculum roseum genome, GGTTGATCACCGGTCAGACCTGTTTTCCCTTGGCATTCTACTTTATGAAATGCTGACCGGCCGGAAACCTTTCCAAGGCGAGCACCAGGCGGCGATGACGTATTCCATTGTGAATGAAAAACCTACTCCTCTGAAAACATATCTGCCCAAGGCGCCCAGTGAACTTGTCCAAATTTTGGGCCGGCTACTGGCCAAAGAACCTGAAGATCGAATCGGAAGTGCCAAACAGGTAGTTGCCTTAATTAAAGAAGTGAAAGAGTCCAGTGATATTTTTATGGAGCAGACCCCAAGGGAAAAAACCGATAGAAAGGATACCCAGCAAGACAGCGGCAGTGATTCAACTACATTCACTGTTACTGTACCCAATTTAGGTTTCGGAAAGAAAAATGTGGATAAATTCGGTCTTCTAATCAGTGCAACGGCCCTGATTGTACTCGTGCTGCTTACCGGCTGGTGGTTTAATGGTGGAAATGAGGTTGAAAATAACACAGAAGCCCCAACAGATGAAGGGAATTCGGAGGTTGCCAATCATTCAATTGCAGTACTACCATTCGAGGTTACAGGTTCGGGGGCGGACGAGTGGAAAGATGGCATGGTAACGACGCTGAGCTTGAATCTTGACGGAGTAGCCGGACTGCGTGCCATTCCTGACCGTACCATTTTGGCTAAGTGGAAACAAAAAGGGCAAGCAATTGATATCGAAACTCAAGAGGCGCTGGATATTGCCCGTGAGGTTGGTGCCAACTATGCAATACTGGGATCAGCAGTACAACTGGGCAATGACTTACGTTTTGGTGTCAATGTACGAGAAGTTGCTTCTGGAGAACGACTTGGTCAGGTTGAAGTGCGTGGGGCTCCCGACAGTGTAACGATGTTAACAAATAACTTGACAAAAGAAATATTAGGTGTATTACTGGAGCGGAGCGAGGAGGCGATTCCGTCAGTAAATCTAGAGAGCATCACTACTGAATCACTACCTGCATTAAAAGCATTTTTAGCCGGAGAACGACACTTTCGATCAGGTGAATACGAAGAAGCGATAGCTGACTATGAATCTGCCATTGAACGTGATACTTCCTTTGCCCTTGCTTATATGCGTACTTCCTTGAGTCGAGGGTGGCTGGGATCTGGAAACGTAGATCAGCCTATGAAACACGCCTATCAATTATCTAATCAATTACCCAGTCGCGAACGCCAACTTGTGCAAGCTAGATATATGTGGATTGTTAAAAATAATCACATGATCGCTGCTGATTCGCTTCGCCAAATGACAAAAGATTATCCGGATGATCCCTTAGTGTGGTACCAGTTTGGGGAGGTACTCACACATGGTCCTATTGCTCCCGGTTGGCATCGAGCAGAAGAGGCATTTGAAAGGGCTATTGAACTTGATCCGGGTCAGGCATCTCATCATCACCATTATGTTGAATTTGCATTTGCTCTTCACAACGATAGCACTCTTGCTGCTAAACGAATCAAGGCTCATCCTGGTGAAGATAAATACAAAGAAGTCTACCGTCTTTCACTGGATTTGGTTTTTGGAAATGAGACTCAAAAAGAGAACGCTCTAAGCAAGCTTAAATATATTGACCTCCCCGATTACAATAACTTTGTCCTAATTTTCAACCATCCCTATCAATGGGAATTAAAAGAGAGGGTCCTTCGTGTTTTACAAAATCGAGAGGATATAGAAGATAATGCCTTTGATTTTCAACTTGCTATAAACAGCTTTCAAAGAGGGCATCTTCTACAGACGATAAAGGAATTAAAGCAGTTAAATAATGGCATATCTAATATTCTTGCCGGTACCAATAGTTTAGGATTACCTATTCCGGATTCAATGGCCAGTAAATATTTGGAACCAAAAAACCTTCCTGATGAACCATCGTTCAACCAACTTGAATCTTCCATTATGTATTCAATTGATCAGGCGAAAATGGAAAACTTAGATGAATTGTTCGATAAGCTCCAAATAATGAGTGACACGACAGATATTCAAAACTCTTCATCTGATATCGGTGCAGTACTCAAAGAGTTGCAAGGCTATAGAGCCTGGAAATCTGGTAATATGGATAAGGCTCTCAGGTTATGGAAAGATAAAGAACAGTGGGGTATACCAGGAGCTATTTGGAGAGGTGATCTTTATCGAGAGCT is a window encoding:
- a CDS encoding protein kinase domain-containing protein — protein: VDHRSDLFSLGILLYEMLTGRKPFQGEHQAAMTYSIVNEKPTPLKTYLPKAPSELVQILGRLLAKEPEDRIGSAKQVVALIKEVKESSDIFMEQTPREKTDRKDTQQDSGSDSTTFTVTVPNLGFGKKNVDKFGLLISATALIVLVLLTGWWFNGGNEVENNTEAPTDEGNSEVANHSIAVLPFEVTGSGADEWKDGMVTTLSLNLDGVAGLRAIPDRTILAKWKQKGQAIDIETQEALDIAREVGANYAILGSAVQLGNDLRFGVNVREVASGERLGQVEVRGAPDSVTMLTNNLTKEILGVLLERSEEAIPSVNLESITTESLPALKAFLAGERHFRSGEYEEAIADYESAIERDTSFALAYMRTSLSRGWLGSGNVDQPMKHAYQLSNQLPSRERQLVQARYMWIVKNNHMIAADSLRQMTKDYPDDPLVWYQFGEVLTHGPIAPGWHRAEEAFERAIELDPGQASHHHHYVEFAFALHNDSTLAAKRIKAHPGEDKYKEVYRLSLDLVFGNETQKENALSKLKYIDLPDYNNFVLIFNHPYQWELKERVLRVLQNREDIEDNAFDFQLAINSFQRGHLLQTIKELKQLNNGISNILAGTNSLGLPIPDSMASKYLEPKNLPDEPSFNQLESSIMYSIDQAKMENLDELFDKLQIMSDTTDIQNSSSDIGAVLKELQGYRAWKSGNMDKALRLWKDKEQWGIPGAIWRGDLYRELGKYEQAEDWYLTYWTNPISHERLGMLYEDMNKPEKAAEAYRRFIVAWKDADPELQDMVMEARQRLQKLSVSEKGATEEVIEVE